One window from the genome of Chloroherpetonaceae bacterium encodes:
- a CDS encoding diguanylate cyclase: MKTKVSNLESRLKDSSTPEERAMTLFQLGWELKEESAEYSLDLAKEASEIATGLKDERLSALASFLESACYYLIGNYNSALSRLLELVPHFESLQDNYYKSHVLNWIGNCYFRLGDYAFALDYFTKSIKLKEEQKDRLGLAYSINDIGSVHQALGDYHKALEFYFQSLKIKQELGHEKSKAFTLNLIGTAYQKLGEDEKAIDYYLRSFEILQSVNDQRGMGITLSNLGELYQIGGDVEKAEQCYSQSLVYARLVRNRFNEAATLIRYGRLLLSKKSIDEAFSEIHLGMSIAVEMKAKEWIAEAHLALSQCYEFENNIASALMHFKQYHKVNEEIFSRESDRKMKTHFVQLETERSQKEAEIYRLKNIELVQANAMLQETMRRLKDSDQQKTLLLKQVREQSEALEKQSKEDSLTSLYNRRYLDKYLSIEFERAKRYDRPLSVAMADIDYFKKVNDRFSHQVGDRVLREVAQIFKKNSRISDVVARYGGEEFVLVMPETIKENAYIVCEKIRQSVETYDWKSIHPNLTLTISIGIAQSDDIDNYEKLIGKADENLYVAKDKGRNLVVT; this comes from the coding sequence ATGAAAACAAAGGTCTCTAATTTAGAATCACGCCTTAAAGATTCCTCAACACCTGAGGAAAGGGCTATGACGTTGTTCCAACTGGGGTGGGAACTGAAAGAAGAGAGTGCGGAGTATTCTTTGGATTTGGCCAAAGAGGCCTCTGAAATCGCAACAGGTTTAAAAGATGAAAGACTTTCCGCATTGGCCTCGTTTCTTGAAAGTGCTTGTTACTATCTCATTGGAAATTACAATAGTGCCTTATCCCGTCTTTTAGAACTTGTGCCGCATTTTGAATCCCTCCAAGATAATTATTATAAATCTCATGTGCTCAATTGGATTGGCAATTGCTATTTCCGGTTGGGCGATTATGCGTTTGCTCTTGATTATTTTACCAAAAGCATCAAGTTAAAAGAAGAACAAAAAGATCGTTTAGGTCTTGCCTATTCAATTAATGACATCGGCTCGGTACATCAGGCTTTGGGCGATTATCACAAAGCGCTTGAATTTTATTTTCAAAGTCTGAAAATCAAGCAGGAATTAGGACACGAGAAGAGCAAAGCCTTTACCTTGAACCTCATTGGAACAGCATATCAAAAGCTTGGAGAAGACGAAAAAGCCATTGATTACTATCTCAGAAGTTTCGAAATCCTGCAAAGTGTAAACGATCAAAGGGGGATGGGAATCACCCTTTCTAATCTTGGGGAGTTATACCAAATTGGTGGGGATGTTGAAAAGGCAGAGCAGTGTTATTCCCAAAGTTTGGTTTATGCCCGCCTTGTGCGAAATCGGTTCAATGAAGCAGCGACCCTTATTCGTTATGGTAGGTTGCTCTTGTCTAAAAAGAGTATTGACGAAGCATTTAGTGAAATTCATTTAGGGATGTCCATTGCGGTTGAAATGAAAGCCAAGGAATGGATTGCTGAAGCACATCTTGCACTTTCTCAATGTTATGAATTCGAGAACAACATTGCTTCTGCACTGATGCACTTCAAACAGTATCATAAAGTCAACGAAGAGATTTTTAGTCGCGAATCGGATCGGAAAATGAAAACCCATTTTGTTCAACTTGAAACCGAACGATCCCAAAAGGAAGCAGAGATTTATCGTTTAAAAAACATTGAATTGGTCCAAGCGAATGCGATGTTGCAAGAAACAATGCGCCGGCTAAAAGATTCAGATCAGCAAAAAACATTACTTCTAAAGCAAGTCCGTGAACAATCAGAAGCACTTGAAAAGCAATCGAAAGAAGATTCCCTCACAAGTCTATACAATCGCCGCTATCTTGACAAATACCTCTCAATTGAATTTGAGCGTGCAAAACGATATGATCGACCCCTTTCGGTAGCAATGGCTGATATCGATTACTTTAAAAAAGTAAATGATCGATTTTCGCATCAAGTTGGAGATCGTGTGCTTCGTGAAGTTGCACAAATATTCAAAAAGAATTCACGTATTTCGGATGTCGTTGCAAGATATGGCGGTGAGGAGTTTGTACTCGTGATGCCTGAAACCATTAAAGAAAATGCGTATATTGTCTGCGAAAAAATTAGACAATCCGTTGAAACCTACGATTGGAAGAGCATTCACCCGAATCTCACATTAACAATTAGTATTGGCATCGCTCAATCGGATGATATTGATAATTATGAAAAATTGATTGGCAAAGCCGATGAAAATCTCTATGTGGCAAAAGATAAGGGTCGTAATCTTGTCGTGACTTAA